The Oncorhynchus nerka isolate Pitt River linkage group LG3, Oner_Uvic_2.0, whole genome shotgun sequence genome includes the window TGAAATCCAAAACAAAATCCAAAACGAAATTGAACCGAACCCCAAAGCGTATAACAAGAGGATGTTTAAGAACATATATTGAACATTTTATTTCAAAACAGTGAAACTGTTGTAATATTGGGATGTGTAACTTCAGACACACTCTCTGGtgaaaaaaataatgttttttattcattaaaaaaaagaaaacataAGCATTTCCTGGCAGTGACTTTTCTACCAAAACCAAAGTGTGGTTAAAAGATTAAAGACTGCAGCACCGGAAGCAGTTCAAGGTTATACATTTCTACCTCAATCACATACTGTATCAGTAGTAATAAAGGAATGAAAATCAACTAGAGAAACTGGCTGGTAGATCTCCTAGTTTTATGATTCATTTGTGGTCCCATTAGCAAAATATTCACATTATCAGTCTTTCTCAAGTCAGTTGTTGTGAACTAAATGTTTGTTATATTTCCTTTACCATCCTGTGTTTTCTGCTTAGTCATTGATATGTTCTAGGCTATTATGAGACCTTAAGGGAAcattcacccattttgaatgtcATATCATTTTTGTGCATTTCTGAGCGATCTATCGATTCCTGTGttcatttcatgttttcatgtgtatctgaCCTGTTTGCtgttcaagcaggcagaaataCAAAACTCGTCATACCTGCTGTATTTCTGCCTGCTTGAAAGGCAAtagctcagatacacatgaaaacaaCATGAAATGACAACGGGAATCGATATAACATCACAGAAAAATACAACAATACATCTGTTGATTGATGATCTTCTGTGGCAGCAGTTATCACTTTCATGATTAGCCTACATGGTATCTGTAATGCTGACTGTTCAGATTTACAGTCGTGTCCTTTTCCCCATCCAgtttagattgttgacaacatgtaaactatgtttagtctccaatgtttattgaaaacataaaaaaGTTACACCATGAACACTTGTTCTCTCacaaatacattgttacagttgttggttagtaAGCAAGCACATTTTGCCATATTAGCATAAACATGACATCAGTCAAAATACCTAAAAACAAGACATGGAATCAAGAACAAGATAAAACTAGCTGAAATTAGCCACTTActattccccacatggcagtttcttgtcattgttgctagccatccagaatcacaacaacacacgGCCTTCTGCCACATTGTACACATCGTTTTTGTGACGTTCTCAGCTAACCTGTGTATATCTCTGCACTGCACTGGAATAATTAATGATATTTCTATGAATGGAATAAGGATTTTCAGAGAACCCAGACCTCCACACGCACTTCAAGTCCTCAGACCTGATTGTTCACATAGAACAGTCATATTAACTGGTTGTCAAAACTAGTCGAGTGGCACGGCCAAGGCATCATGTAACGCACCCTCTTCCAGAAGCTTGAGTTGGGCAGCGTCGACCCACGCCTTCCCTCCTGCCAGATTAAGGGGGCACTCTTGCGGACCAGGTGCTGCAGGCCAGGGGACAGGTGTGTGTAGCCACCCTCCCCCATGTCCCCCAGCTGGATGAGGATGACGCTCATCTCACTGTGGACCAGAGCCTGGTAGAGCCCCACCTGACAGTCATAGTCTTCTGCTGTGGTCAGCGAAGACGAGCAGCCGCATTGGCCACATGAGCTTTGACCTCCTGAGTCTGACCAAGCACAGCTGGGGGTCAGGATGACAATCAGCCTCCTGCTCAGCCGTATGCAGGCCTCCACCAACTCCAAGCGATCTGGGGACAACAGAATAGAGAGAAGCGGGAGAAGTTAACTTTTGACTTTAGAAATGTTTATTTCTGTTACATTTGCTTCTTAGAGGGTAGGACACAGTCTGAAAGAACCAACCTTCTCCAGGTAAGTCGTCTCTGCCGTGGATGAAGAGTCTAAAGCCACACTTCTGCTCCAGGACAGTGGGCAGAACAATGCTCACAAAGTGATACActttctcctccctttccttGTCTACGCCATCCATCTGGTAGACAACGTAAGCATCATAGACCTTCCCATCTGAAAACACAGAAAAGAGGTTTCTGTCAAACCTCAGCAGGAAAGGAGTAGATTGTAGAGATTTGATTAAATTCTAGTTGAACTGAAATTGAGTTATTTTAATATAAATTTGCCCATTACTTCTACACTTGCAGTGGGATTGACCCCAGCCGGGACCTGTTGAGAAGGGCCTACTGCAGACAACTGCACTGCACAATCAGTGGGCCATGCTTCAGTGTGGTGACTAAGAACTAAATGTAGTAATATGTTTATATGGTATCCAATACTATATAGATCATGTAGGCTGAATAAGCATTTCTGTACAATGAAAAATATTTGTGAAATAGCATCATTACACTTCAGTGGGTGGCTAGATGTTCTCACCCTCAGATCGACCACAGCATTTGAAAACTCCACGGAAGAGCAGCACCAGATCGATGTCAAAGACTTTAACGGCCACAGCAGCTAGCAAGAAGAAGAGCAGTAGCACCACACATAGACCCATAAACATAAACCCTGttgggggggagacagggagagacagggagtttgcatgtgtgattttgtgtgtttgtgtgacgtGTCTGTGTGATGTTTGTTTAAGAGTGTGTGTACTTACCTCTTGGCTTGAGAGTAACCACTGCATATTCCCATTTCTGGTCGTTCATTGCAACACATTCGAACTTTGACTGGAGGTCCCTCATAGTCACTGTGTTTATGGTCAGGATAGCTGTGAAGATACTCCGCATTGAAGATACCTCCACCTTGCTAcagtaacacatacacacaaaaacatTCACACAGCGAATTCTCAATGGTGAATCTGGGGTCTTGCTTTCAAGGAAATGTGGTAATTCTGTTACCTTGTTTTCaaaaacaagtgtgtgtgtgcttgtgtgtatgcatgaatccatatgtgtgtgtgtgcatgtgtgtacctACCTGGTGGTGTTCACAGAGTAGCCTTGCTGCTGCGAGCGCACTTTCACTCCATTTATATACCACCACACGTGACAGTTGTCTTCAATGTTCTGCCCACAAAACGCTTCACACCTCAACTTCTTTGTGGTGTCTATGAAGAACAAGAGATACtatgaagacagagagatatacTGGGCAAACCAAATCTAGCACAACAAAAGTATTTGAGCCAGGTTTGATCCCTACACAGGTCAGTGGTCTCTGTGCTTCCGTTTCTAGGCAGGTTGATCTGAGGAGGATGCGAGGCAGAGGGAGCTGAAGGAGACAAAACACACAGTTTAGTCAGAAAGATACTTTTGGATACATTCAAAACGTTGTTATTGATGATTGTTGCTGCCACAAAGACAACATGTGATATGAGGGTTGCTGTTGCTTTTGATTCTGTTTGTTTGATATAAAATGGAGCCTAATGTACCTAGTGT containing:
- the LOC115109778 gene encoding interleukin-1 receptor-like 1 isoform X2; translation: MCSFTFRLVDGGLMFLLLSLTMISAQREMSLNPTTIDHYTESPCQLCNKYQTTVTEGEALSLPAYDDLSELVSASVTEFTWYRNRTQELPSSEEERVHHHGPVLFFLPLLINDSDQYYTYWRNAAGTCLIFVTEVIVVKAQPFNHSVLFNDISESAYNIPIPCPDPVEKLCQDGKENLAWYKNFSLIPNESERNLWVYGASKADEGIYTCVCTWEHNGTVLKTSASRRLKIKAPSASHPPQINLPRNGSTETTDLYTTKKLRCEAFCGQNIEDNCHVWWYINGVKVRSQQQGYSVNTTSKVEVSSMRSIFTAILTINTVTMRDLQSKFECVAMNDQKWEYAVVTLKPRAAVAVKVFDIDLVLLFRGVFKCCGRSEDGKVYDAYVVYQMDGVDKEREEKVYHFVSIVLPTVLEQKCGFRLFIHGRDDLPGEDRLELVEACIRLSRRLIVILTPSCAWSDSGGQSSCGQCGCSSSLTTAEDYDCQVGLYQALVHSEMSVILIQLGDMGEGGYTHLSPGLQHLVRKSAPLIWQEGRRGSTLPNSSFWKRVRYMMPWPCHSTSFDNQLI
- the LOC115109778 gene encoding interleukin-1 receptor-like 1 isoform X1, whose translation is MCSFTFRLVDGGLMFLLLSLTMISAQREMSLNPTTIDHYTESPCQLCNKYQTTVTEGEALSLPAYDDLSELVSASVTEFTWYRNRTQELPSSEEERVHHHGPVLFFLPLLINDSDQYYTYWRNAAGTCLIFVTEVIVVKAQPFNHSVLFNDISESAYNIPIPCPDPVEKLCQDGKENLAWYKNFSLIPNESERNLWVYGASKADEGIYTCVCTWEHNGTVLKTSASRRLKIKAPSASHPPQINLPRNGSTETTDLYTTKKLRCEAFCGQNIEDNCHVWWYINGVKVRSQQQGYSVNTTSKVEVSSMRSIFTAILTINTVTMRDLQSKFECVAMNDQKWEYAVVTLKPRGFMFMGLCVVLLLFFLLAAVAVKVFDIDLVLLFRGVFKCCGRSEDGKVYDAYVVYQMDGVDKEREEKVYHFVSIVLPTVLEQKCGFRLFIHGRDDLPGEDRLELVEACIRLSRRLIVILTPSCAWSDSGGQSSCGQCGCSSSLTTAEDYDCQVGLYQALVHSEMSVILIQLGDMGEGGYTHLSPGLQHLVRKSAPLIWQEGRRGSTLPNSSFWKRVRYMMPWPCHSTSFDNQLI